A genomic segment from Alistipes senegalensis JC50 encodes:
- a CDS encoding DUF721 domain-containing protein — MLMGDLLEEFFKRPYVAAKVAEGKLPDTWREIVGDRAAEITTELRLENRILYVRIQSSVLRSELFYQREALREEINRRSGVRLVNAVIIR, encoded by the coding sequence ATGCTGATGGGCGACCTGCTGGAGGAGTTCTTCAAACGCCCCTATGTCGCCGCGAAGGTCGCCGAAGGCAAACTGCCCGACACGTGGCGCGAGATCGTCGGCGACCGCGCCGCGGAGATCACCACCGAACTGCGGCTCGAAAACCGCATCCTCTACGTGCGCATCCAGTCGAGCGTGCTGCGTTCGGAACTCTTCTACCAGCGCGAGGCGCTCCGGGAGGAGATCAACCGCCGTTCGGGAGTCCGGCTGGTCAACGCCGTGATCATCCGATAA
- the recF gene encoding DNA replication/repair protein RecF (All proteins in this family for which functions are known are DNA-binding proteins that assist the filamentation of RecA onto DNA for the initiation of recombination or recombinational repair.), producing the protein MHLKKIALLNFKNMAQEELTLCPGINCLVGDNGAGKTNVVDAVYYLSMCKSSLQMTDAQSIRHGADFFLVEGQYATDAGKSEGVVCSFSRKGGKVLKRNGKEYDRLSDHVGLIPAVIVSPADSALISDAADERRRYLNAFISQLDRPYLNSVMRYNAVLAERNRLLKMRPDETMLQIYDMQLCEHGKAIHARRQEFAERLQPVAAEYYRILSGDREQVELHYKSELNDRPFEEVLLAARQKDLVNEFTTAGIHRDDLVLRIGGYPLRKYGSQGQQKSFLIALKLAQYTIVAEAKGERPILLLDDLFDKLDAGRVEQLIRLVSDDTFGQILITDCNPTRLKTILDKAGGDYALFTVTDGSVTQERTAANPDTPES; encoded by the coding sequence ATGCATCTGAAAAAAATAGCGCTGCTGAATTTCAAAAACATGGCTCAAGAGGAGCTTACGCTCTGCCCCGGCATCAACTGTCTGGTGGGCGACAACGGCGCGGGCAAGACCAACGTCGTGGATGCGGTCTACTACCTGTCGATGTGCAAATCGTCGTTGCAGATGACCGACGCGCAGAGCATCCGCCACGGAGCCGACTTCTTCCTCGTGGAGGGACAGTACGCCACCGACGCAGGCAAGAGCGAGGGCGTGGTGTGCTCCTTCTCGCGCAAGGGCGGCAAGGTCCTCAAACGCAACGGCAAGGAGTACGACCGGCTGTCGGACCACGTGGGGCTGATTCCCGCGGTGATCGTGTCGCCGGCGGACAGCGCGCTGATCTCGGACGCCGCGGACGAACGGCGCCGATACCTCAACGCCTTCATTTCGCAGCTGGACCGCCCCTACCTCAACTCGGTGATGCGCTACAACGCCGTGCTGGCCGAGCGCAACCGCCTGCTGAAGATGCGGCCCGACGAGACGATGCTTCAGATTTACGACATGCAGCTGTGCGAGCACGGCAAGGCCATCCACGCCCGCCGGCAGGAGTTCGCCGAGCGGCTGCAACCCGTTGCGGCGGAGTATTACCGCATTCTTTCGGGCGACCGCGAGCAGGTCGAGCTCCATTACAAATCGGAGCTGAACGACCGCCCCTTCGAAGAGGTGCTGCTGGCCGCCCGGCAGAAAGACCTCGTCAACGAATTCACCACCGCCGGCATCCACCGCGACGACCTGGTGCTCCGGATCGGCGGCTACCCCCTGCGCAAATACGGTTCGCAGGGACAGCAGAAATCGTTCCTCATCGCCCTCAAACTGGCGCAGTACACCATCGTCGCCGAGGCCAAGGGCGAACGGCCGATCCTGCTGCTGGACGACCTCTTCGACAAGCTGGACGCCGGGCGCGTCGAGCAGCTGATCCGGCTGGTCTCCGACGACACTTTCGGGCAGATACTCATCACCGACTGCAATCCCACGCGTCTGAAAACGATCCTCGACAAGGCCGGCGGCGACTACGCCCTCTTCACGGTGACCGACGGTAGCGTGACGCAGGAACGGACGGCCGCAAACCCCGACACCCCGGAATCATGA
- a CDS encoding tetratricopeptide repeat protein, producing MAKQNVAEQETLGEAMNKTELFFEQNGRTIGYVFLGLLVLAALVFGYRALIVQPRAEKAAEMISEAQVRFEGENPDFELALLGDANGAGFLDVVEKYGSTPSGNLAKHYAGICYLRTGDLENAAKYLAKFSHVKGIPGALINAQNYGLQGDIAVEQQDYAKAVKFYEKAVKAADNNLTAPMYLRKAGLAEQAMGNSQKAAAYFERILNTYPASMEAREAEKLLGSVK from the coding sequence ATGGCAAAGCAGAACGTCGCCGAACAGGAAACCCTCGGCGAAGCAATGAACAAAACGGAGCTCTTTTTCGAGCAGAACGGCCGGACGATAGGGTATGTTTTCCTCGGCCTGCTCGTCCTCGCCGCGCTCGTTTTCGGCTATCGTGCGCTGATCGTTCAGCCGCGTGCCGAGAAAGCCGCCGAGATGATCTCCGAGGCACAGGTCCGTTTCGAGGGGGAGAACCCGGATTTCGAACTGGCGCTGCTGGGCGACGCCAACGGCGCGGGCTTCCTCGACGTGGTCGAGAAATACGGCTCCACGCCTTCGGGCAACCTCGCCAAGCACTACGCGGGTATCTGCTACCTGCGCACGGGCGATCTGGAGAACGCCGCGAAATACCTCGCCAAATTCTCCCATGTGAAAGGCATCCCCGGAGCGCTCATCAATGCGCAGAACTACGGTCTGCAAGGCGACATCGCCGTTGAACAGCAGGACTATGCCAAGGCCGTGAAGTTCTACGAGAAAGCCGTGAAGGCCGCCGACAACAACCTGACGGCCCCGATGTACCTGCGCAAGGCGGGTCTTGCCGAGCAGGCTATGGGCAATTCGCAGAAGGCTGCGGCCTATTTCGAACGGATTCTGAACACCTATCCCGCCTCGATGGAGGCCCGGGAGGCTGAGAAACTGCTCGGCAGCGTAAAATAA
- the ribH gene encoding 6,7-dimethyl-8-ribityllumazine synthase, translated as MATKNHNLSKFDSPLPSAADMRFGIVVAEWNREVTEALLEGAVRTLRAAGCPDMNIQIKYVPGTFELSLGAQFFAEYTDVDAVIALGCVIQGDTRHFDFICQGVTQGITQLQIQWNMPIAFGVLTVNDMQQALDRCGGRHGNKGDEAAATAINMVKLQIDMEAASPDHEPDRRNIN; from the coding sequence ATGGCGACCAAGAATCACAACCTTTCCAAATTCGACTCACCCCTGCCTTCGGCCGCGGACATGCGGTTCGGCATCGTCGTGGCCGAGTGGAACCGCGAGGTCACCGAAGCGCTGCTGGAGGGAGCCGTGCGCACGCTGCGTGCCGCAGGGTGCCCCGACATGAACATCCAGATCAAATATGTCCCCGGCACCTTCGAACTGTCGCTCGGCGCCCAGTTCTTCGCGGAATACACCGATGTCGATGCCGTTATCGCGCTGGGATGCGTTATCCAGGGCGACACGCGCCATTTCGACTTCATCTGCCAGGGCGTGACGCAGGGCATCACGCAGCTGCAAATCCAGTGGAACATGCCCATTGCTTTCGGCGTGCTGACGGTCAACGACATGCAACAGGCTCTCGACCGCTGCGGCGGCCGTCACGGCAACAAGGGCGACGAAGCGGCTGCCACGGCTATCAATATGGTCAAGTTGCAGATCGACATGGAGGCGGCCTCTCCGGATCACGAACCGGACCGGCGCAACATCAACTGA
- a CDS encoding sodium-dependent transporter, producing MHHSQGRATLGGKLSAVLVAAGSSVGLGNIWRFPYVAGDNGGGAFLLIYIGCVLLLGLPIMVAEFSVGRASHRNAVGAYRALDPKWSFLGYNGVVAAFLILGFYFVVSGWTAEYMVHSLTGSLAEYSSAEEYKTVFETFIRNPWRPVVYTSLFVLATHFVITMGVQKGIERSAKVLMPLLFVILIALSIHSLLMPGGGEGVRFLFRPDFSKVTPSTVLVALGQAFFSLSIGIGTMVTYASYFKPDTNLRHTALNVTILDTLVAILAGVVIFPAVFSVGIEPSSGPSLVFITLPGIFNSMPLSMVWSSVFFLLLVVAALTSTISLHEVITAYMHEEWHMSRRAAAWATTGSCMALAAVASLSLGLLDGWRIFGLSVFDSLDFLTANILLPAGGFFTCIFVGWRLDQKVLKGQISNDGELKFRIYDVFIFLLRYICPAVLLLIFLDNLGLF from the coding sequence ATGCACCATTCACAGGGTCGTGCCACGCTGGGTGGCAAACTGAGCGCCGTGCTCGTCGCGGCAGGTAGTTCCGTGGGGCTGGGAAACATCTGGCGGTTTCCCTACGTGGCCGGCGACAACGGCGGCGGAGCCTTTCTGCTGATTTACATCGGCTGCGTGCTGCTGCTGGGGCTGCCGATCATGGTGGCCGAATTCTCGGTCGGACGCGCCTCGCACCGCAACGCCGTGGGCGCCTACCGGGCCCTCGATCCCAAATGGAGCTTCCTGGGCTACAACGGCGTCGTGGCGGCGTTCCTGATCCTGGGCTTCTATTTCGTGGTGTCGGGATGGACCGCCGAATACATGGTGCATTCGCTGACGGGCAGTCTGGCGGAATACAGCTCCGCCGAGGAGTACAAAACCGTTTTCGAGACCTTTATCCGCAACCCGTGGCGGCCCGTGGTCTACACCTCGCTGTTCGTGCTGGCGACGCATTTCGTTATCACGATGGGCGTGCAGAAGGGCATCGAACGCTCGGCCAAGGTGCTGATGCCGCTGCTGTTCGTGATCCTGATCGCGCTGTCGATCCACTCGCTGCTGATGCCGGGCGGCGGCGAAGGCGTCCGGTTCCTCTTCCGGCCCGACTTCTCGAAGGTGACTCCTTCTACGGTGCTCGTGGCGCTGGGGCAGGCGTTCTTCTCGCTCTCGATCGGCATCGGCACGATGGTCACCTACGCCTCCTATTTCAAGCCCGACACCAACCTGCGCCACACGGCGCTCAACGTCACGATCCTCGACACGCTGGTAGCCATATTGGCCGGCGTGGTGATCTTCCCGGCGGTCTTCAGCGTGGGCATCGAGCCCTCGTCAGGGCCGTCGCTCGTGTTCATCACCCTGCCGGGCATCTTCAACTCGATGCCGCTGAGCATGGTTTGGTCATCGGTGTTCTTCCTGCTGCTGGTCGTCGCGGCCCTCACCTCGACCATCTCGCTGCACGAGGTGATCACGGCCTACATGCACGAAGAGTGGCACATGAGCCGCCGCGCCGCGGCATGGGCCACGACCGGGTCCTGCATGGCGCTGGCCGCCGTGGCGTCGCTGTCGCTGGGCTTGCTGGACGGCTGGCGGATCTTCGGGCTCAGCGTCTTCGATTCGCTCGACTTCCTCACGGCCAACATCCTGCTTCCCGCAGGCGGATTCTTCACCTGCATCTTCGTCGGCTGGCGACTCGACCAAAAGGTGCTCAAAGGGCAGATTTCGAACGACGGAGAGCTGAAATTCCGCATCTACGACGTATTCATCTTCCTGCTGCGCTACATCTGCCCGGCGGTGCTGCTGCTGATCTTCCTCGACAATCTGGGACTGTTCTAA
- the folB gene encoding dihydroneopterin aldolase yields MEYRIVLRRMEFRALHGCYELERKVGNRFTVDLEITAELGDVAAEDNVEKAVNYLTVYEVVSLQMRITQRTIERVAMNIIEAVYAAFGQVRHVKCTVSKLAPPLGGKLERVSVVLEK; encoded by the coding sequence ATGGAGTATCGTATCGTCCTCCGACGCATGGAGTTCCGGGCGCTGCACGGCTGTTACGAACTGGAGCGCAAGGTCGGCAACCGCTTTACGGTCGATCTGGAGATCACGGCCGAACTGGGCGACGTGGCCGCGGAAGACAATGTCGAAAAGGCGGTCAACTACCTCACGGTCTACGAGGTCGTGAGCCTGCAAATGCGCATCACGCAGCGCACGATCGAACGTGTGGCGATGAACATCATCGAAGCGGTCTACGCCGCTTTCGGGCAGGTCCGGCACGTAAAATGCACGGTCTCGAAACTGGCCCCGCCGCTGGGCGGCAAGCTCGAACGGGTCAGCGTCGTATTGGAGAAATAA
- the tyrS gene encoding tyrosine--tRNA ligase, whose protein sequence is MATKNFIEELEWRGMVHTIMPGAKEQLEKEMTTAYLGIDPTADSLHIGHLVGVMILKHFQMCGHRPLALIGGATGMIGDPSGKSQERNLLDEKTLRHNQEAIKRQLAKLLDFESDAPNAAQMVNNYDWMKEFTFLDFIRDIGKCITVNYMMAKDSVKKRFNGEGDGMSFTEFTYQLVQGYDFLHLYQTKNCKIQLGGADQWGNITTGTELIRRKLGPEAEAFAITCPLITKADGTKFGKTESGNVWLDPRYTSPYKFYQFWLNVSDEDAKRYIRIFTLLDRETIEGLIAEHDAAPHLRVLQKRLAEEITCMIHSREEYEKAVEASAILFGGATSEALRKLNEETLLQVFEGVPQFRAARTELAAGIPFVELCAEKCAIFPSKGECRKMVQGGGVSLNKEKVADAMRPVTDADLIAGKYLLVQRGKKNYYLVIAE, encoded by the coding sequence ATGGCAACAAAGAATTTCATCGAAGAACTCGAATGGCGCGGCATGGTCCACACGATCATGCCCGGCGCGAAGGAACAACTCGAAAAAGAGATGACGACGGCCTATCTGGGCATCGACCCCACGGCCGACTCGCTGCATATCGGACACCTCGTGGGTGTGATGATCCTCAAACATTTCCAGATGTGCGGCCACCGTCCGCTGGCGCTCATCGGCGGCGCCACGGGCATGATCGGCGACCCCTCGGGCAAGTCGCAGGAACGCAACCTGCTCGACGAAAAGACCCTCCGCCACAATCAGGAGGCCATCAAGCGCCAGCTGGCCAAACTGCTCGACTTCGAGTCGGACGCCCCGAACGCCGCACAGATGGTCAACAACTACGACTGGATGAAGGAATTCACGTTCCTCGATTTCATCCGCGACATCGGCAAGTGCATCACCGTCAACTACATGATGGCCAAGGATTCGGTCAAGAAGCGTTTCAACGGCGAGGGCGACGGCATGTCGTTCACCGAGTTCACCTACCAGCTGGTCCAGGGCTACGACTTCCTGCACCTCTACCAGACGAAAAACTGCAAGATCCAGCTGGGAGGCGCCGATCAGTGGGGCAACATCACCACCGGCACGGAGCTGATCCGCCGCAAGCTGGGCCCCGAAGCCGAGGCTTTCGCCATCACCTGCCCACTGATCACCAAGGCCGACGGTACGAAATTCGGCAAGACCGAGAGCGGCAACGTATGGCTCGACCCGCGCTACACCTCGCCCTACAAGTTCTACCAGTTCTGGCTCAACGTCAGCGACGAGGACGCCAAGCGCTACATCAGGATCTTCACGCTGCTCGACCGCGAAACCATCGAGGGCCTCATCGCCGAGCACGACGCCGCTCCCCATCTGCGGGTGCTCCAGAAGCGGCTGGCCGAGGAGATCACCTGCATGATCCACTCGCGCGAGGAGTACGAGAAAGCCGTGGAGGCTTCGGCGATCCTCTTCGGAGGCGCCACGTCGGAGGCCCTGCGCAAACTGAACGAAGAGACCCTGTTGCAGGTCTTCGAAGGGGTTCCGCAATTCCGCGCGGCCCGCACGGAGCTCGCGGCCGGCATCCCGTTCGTGGAGCTTTGCGCCGAGAAATGCGCCATCTTCCCCTCGAAGGGCGAGTGCCGCAAGATGGTGCAGGGCGGCGGCGTGTCGCTCAACAAGGAGAAGGTCGCCGACGCGATGCGCCCGGTGACCGACGCCGATCTGATCGCGGGCAAATACCTGCTCGTACAGCGCGGCAAGAAGAATTACTACCTCGTGATCGCCGAATAG
- a CDS encoding DNA polymerase III subunit gamma/tau: MSDFIVSARKYRPATFRSVVGQKHITSTLQNAIERGQLAHAYLFCGPRGVGKTTCARIFAKAINCLAPNGAEACNECESCRSFNEGRSLNIHELDAASNNSVEDIRTLIEQVRIIPQVGRYSVFIIDEVHMLSAAAFNAFLKTLEEPPAHAIFILATTEKHKIIPTILSRCQIYDFNRIRVEDSVEYLRYIASQEGVTADEESLNLIAQKADGGMRDALSMFDKAVSFCGTALDYRNVAQTLNVLDYDTYFGVTEMLLAGNYVDALVTFDTVLSKGFSGQTFMAGLNRHMRDLLMAKQPDTLRLIEMTGTLLERYRTQAGACNVEFLFGAISVLTELDGKIRQSSNQRLLVELGLMKIAGLGQKKNDTLTSPGEYPLPELTVRAQVPASAPVNPAATAQVPTPAPATPAAPAQPRPAPETPTAAAVSAARQQPETQPEPRPAVQPEPKNAAAAQPAPEVPQPSAAQAGAATPQPAKPIRRPMISGTSLSELLASGGNTPDTEEAKAETQAEPAAVEVDPACEQKLVRAREGILNLLRTKRPRFVPAFELMTVRGNTISVSVPTTELREEILRNKTGMLMRIAELAGISEAIELEVIVNEEIRAARPIKLEDRVKHMTEKNPLIAELRKALDLEVE, translated from the coding sequence ATGAGTGATTTCATCGTCAGCGCACGCAAATACCGCCCCGCGACCTTCCGATCGGTCGTCGGACAGAAACATATCACCTCGACGCTCCAAAACGCCATCGAGCGCGGCCAGCTGGCCCACGCCTACCTCTTCTGCGGCCCCCGCGGCGTAGGCAAGACCACCTGCGCCCGCATCTTCGCCAAAGCCATCAACTGCCTCGCGCCCAACGGCGCCGAGGCGTGCAACGAATGCGAATCGTGCCGCTCGTTCAACGAGGGCCGCTCGCTCAACATCCACGAACTCGACGCCGCATCGAACAACTCCGTGGAGGACATCCGCACGCTGATCGAACAGGTGCGCATCATCCCGCAGGTGGGACGCTACTCGGTGTTCATCATCGACGAGGTCCACATGCTCTCCGCCGCAGCCTTCAACGCCTTCCTCAAGACCCTCGAAGAGCCGCCCGCGCACGCCATCTTCATCCTGGCGACCACCGAGAAGCACAAGATCATCCCCACGATCCTCTCGCGGTGCCAGATCTACGATTTCAACCGCATCCGCGTCGAAGATTCGGTCGAATATCTCCGCTACATCGCCTCGCAGGAAGGCGTCACGGCCGACGAAGAGTCGCTGAACCTCATCGCCCAGAAGGCCGACGGCGGCATGCGCGACGCGCTGTCGATGTTCGACAAGGCCGTGTCGTTCTGCGGCACGGCGCTGGACTACCGCAACGTGGCCCAGACGCTGAACGTGCTGGACTACGACACCTATTTCGGCGTGACGGAGATGCTGTTGGCAGGCAACTACGTCGATGCGCTGGTGACCTTCGACACGGTGCTGTCGAAAGGTTTCTCGGGCCAGACCTTTATGGCGGGTCTGAACCGCCACATGCGGGACCTCCTGATGGCCAAACAACCCGACACCCTGCGGCTGATCGAGATGACCGGCACCCTGCTGGAACGATACCGGACGCAGGCGGGCGCCTGCAATGTCGAGTTTCTGTTCGGAGCCATCTCCGTGCTGACGGAGCTCGACGGGAAGATACGGCAATCGTCGAACCAGCGGTTGCTCGTAGAGCTGGGCCTGATGAAAATCGCAGGACTCGGCCAAAAAAAAAATGACACACTGACATCCCCCGGGGAGTATCCGCTTCCCGAACTGACCGTCCGCGCGCAGGTCCCGGCATCGGCCCCGGTCAATCCGGCGGCAACGGCGCAAGTCCCGACACCCGCTCCGGCAACTCCGGCGGCCCCGGCGCAGCCCCGACCGGCCCCGGAAACCCCGACGGCAGCTGCGGTGTCTGCGGCCCGGCAGCAACCGGAAACGCAGCCCGAACCCCGGCCCGCGGTCCAACCCGAGCCGAAGAACGCAGCGGCAGCGCAACCCGCCCCGGAGGTTCCGCAACCCTCCGCGGCACAGGCAGGGGCGGCAACCCCGCAGCCTGCGAAGCCGATCCGGCGGCCGATGATCTCGGGAACGTCGCTCTCGGAGCTGCTCGCCTCGGGAGGCAACACTCCGGACACGGAGGAGGCCAAGGCCGAAACGCAGGCCGAACCCGCAGCCGTGGAGGTCGATCCGGCCTGCGAACAGAAGCTGGTGCGGGCCCGGGAAGGGATTCTGAACCTGCTCAGGACGAAGCGTCCGCGGTTCGTCCCCGCCTTCGAGCTGATGACCGTCCGGGGCAACACCATTTCGGTCAGCGTCCCGACGACGGAGCTGCGCGAGGAGATTCTCCGCAACAAGACCGGGATGCTGATGCGCATCGCCGAACTGGCGGGCATCTCGGAAGCCATCGAACTGGAGGTGATCGTCAATGAGGAGATCAGGGCCGCGCGCCCGATCAAACTGGAGGACAGAGTGAAACACATGACGGAGAAAAACCCGCTCATCGCGGAGCTCCGCAAAGCGCTGGACCTCGAAGTGGAATAA
- the clpB gene encoding ATP-dependent chaperone ClpB, whose product MNINTLTIKAQEALQAALDLARERGQQAVEPLHLLSVLVREDDSLAAFLLGRVGVNVRSLRDETERAVGALPRVEGGGEQFFAQETSKAIQRAVDFTKNFGDKYASVEHLLLALVAERGAAADILKRNGATEKELIEAVRTFRKGATVDSQTAEQQFDALGKYAINLNEQARSGKLDPVIGRDEEIRRVLQILSRRTKNNPILVGEAGVGKTAIAEGIARRIIDGDVPENLKSKSIYSLDMGALIAGAKYQGEFEERLKAVVQEVTASEGEILLFIDEIHTLVGAGKSSGAMDAANILKPALARGELRTIGATTLDEFQKYFEQDKALERRFQKVMVDEPTQEDAISILRGLKERYENHHQVRIKDEAIVAAVELSTRYITSRFLPDKAIDLVDEAASRLRLEMNSVPEEIDTLDRKVRQLEIEREAIRREKDKERVEHLTKEIEELKAKEAGMRAKWQGQRDLLKKIQANKDRIESLKIEAQQAERQGDYGKVAEIRYGKIQEAEKEIAAFQEEYKLASANGSMIKEEVDAQDVAEVVSRWTGIPVTRMLASEREKLLHMEDELHKRVIGQEQAIAAISDAVRRSRAGLNDPRKPIGSFIFLGTTGVGKTELAKALAEFLFNDDQMMTRIDMSEYQERHAVSRLVGAPPGYVGYDEGGQLTEAVRRKPYSVVLLDEIEKAHPDVFNILLQVLDDGRLTDNKGRTVDFRNTIIIMTSNMGSQVIQENFSGNFGGEKVPAEVVERTRREVIDLLKQQLKPEFLNRIDEIVMFEPLTHKDIERIVDIQLGIVSKMLAENGIRLEYTDRAREWIAAAGYDPLYGARPVKRTIQRYVVNDLSKRILAGDVDRSKPISIDAGKDGLTFSN is encoded by the coding sequence ATGAACATTAACACATTAACCATCAAGGCGCAGGAGGCGCTGCAAGCGGCGCTCGACCTTGCGCGGGAGCGGGGACAGCAGGCTGTCGAACCGCTCCATCTGCTGAGTGTCCTCGTCCGTGAGGACGATTCGCTGGCGGCGTTCCTGTTGGGGCGCGTCGGTGTGAACGTGCGTTCGCTGCGCGACGAGACGGAGCGTGCCGTGGGTGCGCTGCCGCGGGTCGAGGGCGGCGGCGAGCAGTTCTTCGCCCAGGAGACTTCGAAAGCGATCCAGCGCGCCGTGGACTTCACGAAGAATTTCGGTGACAAGTACGCTTCGGTCGAACACCTGCTGCTGGCGCTCGTGGCCGAGCGCGGCGCGGCCGCCGACATCCTCAAACGCAACGGCGCCACGGAAAAGGAGCTGATCGAGGCCGTCCGGACCTTCCGCAAGGGGGCGACGGTCGATTCGCAGACCGCCGAACAGCAGTTCGACGCGCTGGGCAAGTACGCCATCAACCTGAACGAGCAGGCGCGTTCGGGCAAGCTCGACCCGGTGATCGGCCGTGACGAGGAGATTCGCCGCGTGCTGCAAATCCTTTCGCGGCGCACGAAGAACAACCCGATCCTCGTCGGCGAAGCCGGTGTCGGCAAGACCGCCATCGCCGAGGGCATCGCCCGCCGGATCATCGACGGCGACGTTCCCGAGAACCTGAAATCGAAGTCGATCTACTCGCTCGACATGGGAGCCCTGATCGCGGGCGCCAAGTATCAGGGCGAGTTCGAAGAGCGTCTGAAAGCCGTCGTGCAGGAGGTCACCGCCAGCGAGGGCGAGATTCTGCTCTTCATCGACGAGATTCACACGCTGGTCGGCGCCGGCAAGTCGTCGGGGGCGATGGATGCCGCGAACATCCTCAAACCGGCCCTCGCCCGGGGCGAACTGCGGACCATCGGCGCCACGACGCTCGACGAGTTTCAGAAATATTTCGAGCAGGACAAGGCCCTCGAACGGCGTTTCCAGAAAGTGATGGTCGATGAACCTACGCAGGAGGACGCCATTTCGATCCTCCGCGGTCTGAAGGAGCGTTACGAGAACCACCATCAGGTGCGGATCAAGGACGAGGCCATCGTGGCCGCCGTCGAACTCTCGACGCGCTACATCACGTCGCGGTTCCTGCCCGACAAGGCCATCGACCTGGTGGACGAGGCCGCCTCGCGGCTGCGTCTGGAGATGAACTCCGTGCCCGAGGAGATCGACACCCTCGACCGGAAAGTCCGCCAGCTGGAGATCGAGCGCGAGGCCATCCGCCGCGAGAAGGACAAGGAGCGCGTGGAGCACCTCACCAAGGAGATCGAGGAGCTGAAGGCCAAAGAGGCCGGGATGCGCGCCAAGTGGCAGGGCCAGCGCGACCTGCTGAAGAAGATCCAGGCCAACAAGGACCGGATCGAGTCGCTGAAGATCGAGGCCCAGCAGGCCGAGCGTCAGGGCGACTACGGCAAGGTGGCCGAAATCCGCTACGGCAAGATTCAGGAGGCCGAAAAGGAGATCGCCGCTTTTCAGGAGGAGTACAAGCTCGCTTCGGCCAACGGCTCGATGATCAAGGAGGAGGTCGATGCGCAGGATGTCGCCGAAGTGGTGTCGCGCTGGACGGGGATTCCCGTGACGCGGATGCTGGCCTCGGAGCGCGAAAAGCTGCTGCACATGGAGGACGAGCTTCACAAGCGCGTCATCGGGCAGGAGCAGGCCATCGCGGCCATCTCCGACGCCGTGCGCCGTTCGCGCGCCGGGCTGAACGATCCCCGCAAGCCGATCGGTTCGTTCATCTTCCTCGGCACCACGGGTGTCGGCAAGACCGAGCTGGCGAAGGCCCTCGCGGAGTTCCTCTTCAACGACGACCAGATGATGACGCGGATCGACATGAGCGAATACCAGGAGCGGCACGCCGTGTCGCGGCTCGTCGGAGCGCCTCCGGGATACGTCGGATACGACGAGGGCGGCCAGCTGACCGAGGCCGTGCGCCGCAAGCCCTATTCGGTGGTGCTGCTGGACGAGATCGAAAAGGCGCATCCGGATGTCTTCAACATCCTGCTGCAAGTCCTCGACGACGGCCGTCTGACCGACAACAAGGGCCGCACGGTGGATTTCCGCAATACGATCATCATCATGACCTCCAACATGGGGTCGCAGGTGATTCAGGAGAACTTCTCGGGGAACTTCGGCGGCGAAAAGGTCCCTGCGGAGGTCGTCGAACGGACCCGCCGCGAGGTGATCGACCTGCTGAAACAGCAGCTCAAGCCGGAGTTCCTGAACCGTATCGACGAGATCGTGATGTTCGAGCCGCTGACGCACAAGGACATCGAACGCATCGTCGATATACAGCTGGGCATCGTCAGCAAGATGCTCGCCGAGAACGGCATCCGGCTGGAGTACACCGACCGGGCGCGCGAATGGATCGCCGCCGCGGGTTACGATCCGCTGTACGGAGCGCGGCCCGTGAAGCGCACCATCCAGCGTTACGTGGTCAACGACCTCTCGAAGCGGATTCTCGCCGGGGATGTCGATCGCTCGAAGCCGATTTCGATCGACGCAGGCAAGGACGGGCTTACGTTCTCGAACTGA